The window TATCATTAGTCACTCCTAATGCGTCTATAAGAATTGTTGCAGTAGGTTTTACTGCATATACTTTAGACTCGGATCCGAATAAAACAACGCCTATCTGAGAAGGATCGATATTTGCCCTTCTCAAAGCATTCTTTGATGACTCCCATGCCATTGTTGTTGAATCTTCATCAACATCCGGAACTGCTTTTTCTGAGAGACCTAGGTTTTTAACAACCTGACTTTCTAATCCCCATAAATTAGCTATTTCGTTTACATTTATTCTATACCTAGGAATATATGCGCCCCATCCTACAATACCGCTTCGCATACTATCCTTATTATAACACTTATTAACGCATATAAAATTTTCGACACTTGTTGAAACCTATATAGTCAATTGTCGAAAAACTAATTAGGGAAATTAGTTACAAATAGGTAGATGATGAAATTAAAAAAAGAGATCGATGATCAACTCAGCTCACTCTGAACTTCTATCTGCGAAAAACATTTGATGACGTTTAGGTTTTAAATTAGATACAATAAACTCAAAGGCAGCTTGAGGATTACTGTCAACTCCGCATGTATAGACGTCTAGTGTTGCATACTTATACTCATTCCATGTATGTAAGGCGATATGACTTTCCTCTACTAGGGCTATTACAGATACACCGCCCTTCTTACCACCGAAACTCCATGACTTTATCTCTACTAGGTTCATTTTAGCTATTTTAACAGCTTCTAAAACTAGTCCTTCTAGCAGATCCTTATCCATGAGCAATTTATCATCGATATCATATAAGTTTCCGAAAACATGCTTACCTACTATTCTATCCTGATTAGAGGGGGTTTGAGAAGAAAGTTGTTGTGACATCTCCTTTTCTATTACCCTCCATCACCACATGTACAGAATGAGATATATAAAGTAAACTATTCCTGTTATCCTTTGAAATAAACTAATATACGAGAATGTAATATGGCTCTTGATGGCTAATAAATACCTTATTGCACTTGGAATAGTCATACTCGTTTTAGTATCTATAGGAGTACTCTTCTATACCCAGAACAGAGATATAGTAGTTTATCCGGAGATTTATAGTTTTAGTCTTAACTACAACACAGGAAACCTAACGTACGTTTTCTATATTAATGGGGTAAATAATGGGTTATTCTCCACCACACTGAATATGACCCTCTACGTCCAGGCAGCCACCTTAAGTCAAAGTAATAACTTTTCACATTACGTATACAAGAACTTTCAAAAAAGTGTAACATTATCACTGCAATCACACTCTTCTGAAGGAGCTTTTGTAACAGTTACTATTCCTGTCAGCTATCAGATAACCGATGTAGGAATATATGGAACTGGTAGTTTTAATTATGTATTACAATATAAGCCAAATAGTACCTTAGCTTCCCAGCTGTTCACATATGAACAATTAGCTAGCCGTTTTCAGACTCCTTCATCAGCTTATTCAAGTACTACAAATGCTAGTATTAAACCAATAAGAGGAATTGCCTATGGAATTATGCAAAGTCCGCTTTATGTTACCTATTATGTTAAGAATAACACCGTAATTAGAGTCGATTCCTTCTTCCTTAATGAAAGTCTATTAAAAATACAGCCTGGTGAATACACTGTTAAGGTTTATGCTAATAATATTCTAGTTAATCAGACACAAATAACCTTAAATCCTAATCAAATTTCTACTGTATCATTTCCATTATCGTATCAGTCGACATCTGAGAAGTATAATATTTCGGTATATCTTTATAACGACTCAGGTACTTATTACTTTTATTTCGAGGATCTGGAATTAGGGTAAATATTAACCTTTATTTTTACCTTTTAACCAAGAACATAATTAAAGAAAGCCTAATTAGCCTATCAAAATCCCTAAATTTGCCTTACGTGATTATTAGTCAGATTAACGATAAAAGTTTATAAGCATGATATTCTAAAATAAAATCGCCGCCGTAGCTCAGCCTGGTTAGAGCGCCGGACTCATACGGTGATATAAATCTGGGATATCCGGTTGTCCGGGGTTCAAATCCCCGCGGCGGCATTAGAGAATTTTTCAGTATTTCTAGTTTCACATCATATATGTTAAGGCAAAAATTGCTGATAGACATAGAAAATTACATGAGTAAGTTTAATTGCTTATTCATACCTTAAAGCATTAGAAGAAATTATTTAATATTCTGCCCGATCTAATAAATGCTGAATTCAAGTTGAAGGCTACTGTGACATATTATAAACCAGAAGAGATTACCATTGTTCCAGGTCTTATTGGAATTAAAGTGATAAAGGTTCAGGAAGAACAAATAGAGTATAGAAAGGAAGAAGAATTGGAAAATATTGAACGTGAAAATTTGATAGTATATATCGTTAGTAATAATGGGCTAAGAGTAGTAAACGGGCTAAAAAGTAAATACGCATTACCTGAGCCCCTTAAAGTGCTAAGAATTGGTGTACCAAAAGAAGTTAACTCTGAAAATATTACGTTTGAATACGTAACATTTTTCGATAAGGATTACGTATTAATAGGTTTTTATATTACTAATGAATTCGACAAACCTTTTGTTGTGTTAGAATTTGAGAAAAATCAGACTAAAATAATTTCAAAGAGTGAGAACGATAGAGCAGAAGTAGTGACAAACCAAAAAGTTAAGAAAAAAACCAGCAAGAAAAAGAAGAGAAAGAAAAGTGCTAAGAAGTCTAGTTCTAAACGAAAAATTAAGGGCAAGAGTACTAGAAAGAGCTGAAGAATTCCTGCTAAATAACAAAGCAGACGAAGAGGTATGGTTTAGAGAACTAGTACTATGTATATTAACGTCTAATTCTTCATTTATCTCAGCTTACAAATCAATGAACTATATATTTGATAAAATATTATATATGGACGAGAAAGAAATATCTGTTCTTCTTCAGGAATCTGGATACAGATTTTATAACTTAAAAGCTAAATACCTTTACCAAGCAAAGAACCTTTATGGTAAGGTTAAGAAAACTATTAAAGAAATAGCAGACAAAGACCAAATGCAAGCAAGAGAGTTTATTGCAACCCATATATATGGTATAGGCTATAAAGAGGCTAGCCATTTTTTAAGAAACGTCGGTTATCTGGATCTTGCAATAATAGATAGACATATTCTTAGGTTTATTAACAACTTAGGAATACCTATAAAACTGAAAAGTAGGAGGGAATACTTACTAGCAGAAAGTTTACTTAGAAGCATTGCAAATAATCTTAATGTTCAAGTGGGTTTGTTGGATTTATTTATATTTTTCAAACAAACTAATACTATCGTAAAATAGAACAAAAAAGTATAAAAAGGAGTATAAATGATTAGTTGTGAAACAAAAATGCTAAGACGTGAAAATTTCAATCGTCTTGCAGTTGAAT is drawn from Sulfolobus acidocaldarius SUSAZ and contains these coding sequences:
- a CDS encoding S-adenosylmethionine decarboxylase (Decarboxylation of S-adenosylmethionine provides the aminopropyl moiety required for spermidine biosynthesis from putrescine), yielding MSQQLSSQTPSNQDRIVGKHVFGNLYDIDDKLLMDKDLLEGLVLEAVKIAKMNLVEIKSWSFGGKKGGVSVIALVEESHIALHTWNEYKYATLDVYTCGVDSNPQAAFEFIVSNLKPKRHQMFFADRSSE
- a CDS encoding DNA lyase is translated as MLRSLVLNEKLRARVLERAEEFLLNNKADEEVWFRELVLCILTSNSSFISAYKSMNYIFDKILYMDEKEISVLLQESGYRFYNLKAKYLYQAKNLYGKVKKTIKEIADKDQMQAREFIATHIYGIGYKEASHFLRNVGYLDLAIIDRHILRFINNLGIPIKLKSRREYLLAESLLRSIANNLNVQVGLLDLFIFFKQTNTIVK